The nucleotide sequence CCGCGTATCGTATCCGCGAGCCTTCCCGATCGGCCGCTTCATCGGCCTGGCCGACACCCACCAGCTCGAAACCTCTACGGTTCTGCGCAATCAGCCGTGGGACCAGCAGGAAACCGCCACCACGGTGCGGAACTGCAAATGACGAGGCTGGGATCTCTCTTGCAGCGTCTCGCCCGCGACACCTCCGGCCTGGCGATGACCGAACTGGCGCTGGCCACGCCCTTGTTGCTGACTGCCGGGCTCTACGGAACCGAAGTTGCCTGGTTGGCGCTGACCCACCTCAAGATCAGCCAGACCGCAATGCAGATCGCCGACAATGCCTCGCGGATCGGCGACACCTCGATGCTCGAGAACCGGCGGATTTACGAGAGCGACATCGACGACGTGTTCGCCGGTGCCGGCATCGAGGCGGGCAAGTCCACCGATCTGTTCAACCGAGGGCGAGTGATCATCAGCAGCCTGGAGGTGGTGCCCGGTAGCCCGTCCAAGCAGCAGTATATCCACTGGCAACGCTGTCTCGGCACCAAGGACTGGAGCTCGACATTCGGCAACGAAGGAGCGGGTCTCTCCGACCCCACCTTCAAGGGTATGGGCCCCAGCGGCAGCGAGGTCACGGCGTACGACGAGGACGATGCGGTCATCTTCGTCGAGATAGCCTACGACTATCAGCCGCTGTTCGGCGACGTGTTCATCAAGGACAACCTGATCAACGTCTACGGCGCATTCAACGTCCGCGACAGCCGCGACCTGAGCAAGATTTACCAGCGCGACAACGCCTCGCCGGATCCGGTCGCCAGGTGCAACAAGTTCAGCAGTTCGCTTTAGCGCCCGGCGCGCTCAGTCCTTGTAGCAGACCTTGCGCGCCGCTTCCGCGATGCGCGAAGAGTCGATCAGTGCCAGCTTTTCAAGATTGGCCGCATAGGGCAGCGGAACGTCCTCGTTGCACACCCGCAAGACGGGTGCGTCGAGATGGTCGAAACCTTGCTCCATGCATACCGCGATGACCTCGGAAGAAATCGAGCAGGTCGGCCAACCTTCTTCCGCCACCACCAGGCGGTTGGTCTTCGCCAGGCTCTCGAGGATCGTCTGGGTGTCGAGCGGGCGCAGCGTGCGCAGATCGATGACCTCGGCGTCGATGCCCTCGTCGGCCAGCCCTTCGGCCGCTTCGAGCGCGAGACCGACGCCGATCGAATAGCTGACGATGGTGACGTCCGAGCCTTCGCGCACGATCCGTGCCTTGCCAATGGGCAGCACGTGATCGTCGAGTTGGGCAAGCTCGAACGAACGACCATAAAGCAATTCGTTTTCGAGGAATACGACCGGGTCTTCACACCGGATGGCAGCTTTGAGCAGGCCCTTGGCGTCCGACGCATCGTAGGGCGCGATGACGATCAGGCCGGGTACGCTGGCGTACCACGGGCCGTAGTTCTGGCTGTGCTGGGCGGCGACGCGGCTGGCCGCGCCATTGGGGCCGCGGAACACCACCGGGCAGCGCATCTGGCCGCCCGACATGTAGTTGGTCTTCGCGGCGGAATTGACGATGTGGTCGATCGCCTGCATCGCGAAGTTGAAGGTCATGAACTCGACAATCGGCCTGAGGCCGCCCATCGCCGCGCCGGTGCCGATGCCGGCAAAGCCGTATTCGGTGATCGGCGTGTCGATCACCCGGCGGTCGCCGAATTCCTCGAGCAGGCCCTGGGTCACCTTATAGGCGCCCTGGTATTCGGCGACTTCCTCGCCCATCACGAAGACGCGCTCGTCACGCCGCATCTCCTCGGCCATCGCATCGCGCAGCGCTTCGCGAACAGTGACCGTTATCATGTTGGTACCGGCGGGGATTTCCGGATCGTCGGCCCGCGGGCTCGATTGCGGCCGGGTGATCTCGGCCCGGTCCGGCGCACGCCCGACGTCCTTGCCCTCGCCGGGTACGTCCGCCGGGGCTGGCGTCGAAGCGGGCGCAGGCGCGGCGATATCGGAGGCGTCCTCCCCCTCGCCCGCGAGCACAGCGATCACGGTCCCGACCTTCACGCCCTCGCTGCCTTCCGGAACCAGGATCTTGCCCACGGTGCCTTCGTCGATAGATTCGAATTCCATCGTCGCCTTGTCGGTCTCGATTTCCGCCAGCACGTCGCCGGCCGAGACGGTGTCGCCTTCCTTGACCAGCCACTTGGCGAGCGTGCCTTCCTCCATCGTCGGGGAAAGCGCGGGCATCTTGAGCTCGATCGCCATCAGTAGCTCTCCACCAGCACGTCGGTGTAGAGTTCGGCCGGTTCCGGCTCAGGCGAATTTTCGGCAAATTCGGCCGCTTCGTTAACGCGGGCGCGGATCGCCTTGTCGATGTCCTTCAGCGCCTCTTCGGACACCTTGAGCCCCGCAAGGTCCGCCTTGACCCGCTCGATCGGATCGTTGTGTTCGCGCTGGTCCTGCACCTCCTCGCGGGTCCGGTATTTCGCCGGGTCGGACATCGAATGGCCGCGGTAACGATAGGTATTGAGTTCGAGCAGCACCGGGCCGCCGCCGGCACGCACGTGCTGGAAAGCGACTTCGGCCGCCTGGCGAACCTCGAGCACGTCCATGCCGTTGACCGCGATGCCGGGTATGCGGAACGCCGTGCCGCGGCGGTAGAAATGCGTCTCCGCGCTCGAGCGCTTGACCGAGGTGCCCATGGCGTACTGATTGTTCTCCACCACGAAGACGATCGGCAACTGCCACAGGCTGGCCATGTTGAACGTTTCGTAGACCTGGCCCTGGTTGGCGGCGCCGTCGCCGAAATAGGCCAGCGTGATGCCGCCATCGTCGTTGTACTTGTGGGCGAAGGCGAGTCCGGCCCCGAGCGGGACCTGCGCTCCCACGATGCCGTGGCCCCCGTAAAACGCGTGTTCGGTGCTGAACATGTGCATCGAGCCGCCCTTGCCGTGCGAGATGCCGGCCTGGCGGCCGGTGAGCTCGGCCATGATGACCTTGGGATCGATGCCGTAGGCAAGCATGTGGCCGTGGTCGCGGTAACCCGTAATGACGCTGTCCTTGCCCTCGGTCAGCGCCGACTGCAGGCCGACCGCGACGGCTTCCTGTCCGATGTAAAGATGGCAGAACCCGCCGATCAGGCCGAGACCGTAAAGCTGGCCGGCCTTCTCCTCGAACCGGCGGATGAGTAGCATCGTTTCGTAAAGCGAGAGCAGCTCATCCTTCTTTGCCTTGTAGCGCCGGTTGGCCTCGAAATCCTCCTGGAGGCTGTGCAGCGCAAAATTATCGTCGGCCTGAGCGTCCTTGGGGGAAGACTTTGCCGCCGCGGATTTCGGGCTGGCGGCGGGCTTGCTTGAGCGTGGGCTGGCGGCTTTAGCCAAGGTGGTTCGTCCTGTCCGTCTGTGGTGCCAGGCACCGTCTCGTGGGCAGGCCTATAGGCGCAGAGACGGGCGCGTTGCAACGCCTGCTAATCGTATCATTTGCGACGGAAACCCCGCCTCAGCGCTGGGGCAGGTCGAGGATATATTCGTCGGGATGGGCGACGTTGAGATCGCGCCGCAGAAGCTCGGTCGAAAGGTCGGGATCGACATGATTCGGATCGAGGAGCGCTACGAGGTTTTGGAGCCGCGCCTTTTCCTGCTTCAGCTCACTGATCTGTTGCTGCCGCTTCTCGAGCACCGAGACGTTCTCCCCCCAAGCGAGCACGCCATAGGGCCCCGCCAAGGCCATCCCGCCAAGCAGCAGCAGCCAGCAAAGCGCGCCGAGCTGGATCAGCTTTTCACGGGGCAGCGCAGATATCGGTCGGCGAGGGTTCATATCCCACAAGAATCACAGTTAACGCTGCGATTCAAGCGATTTCACCTGGAACCCTCGATCCTCTCGAACGTCGCGACGTTTTAGGCGCTTGTTCCATCTGGCCATATTCGTTACATTTGAAACCATGACCGATCTTTTCGACAATCCGCTCGGCCTCGACGGCTTCGAATTTCTAGAGTTTTCAGCGCCCGAAAAGGGCGTGCTGGAAGAATGCTTCGCAGGAATGGGCTTCACACTGGTGGCGCGTCACCGCAGCAAGGACGTGCAGCTCTGGCGCCAGGGCGCGATCAACTTCATCGCCAATTACGAACCCAAGAGTCCCGCGGCCTACTTCGCCGCCGAACATGGCCCTTCGGCTTGCGGCATGGGGTTCCGCGTTCGCGACGCCGGAAAGGCCTATGCCGAGGCACTGGCCCGCGGAGCGGAGCCGGCCAACGTCAACACCGGTCCGATGGAACTCAACATCCCCGCAATCCGCGGCATCGGTCATTCGCTGATCTATCTCATCGACCGGTACGAGGACGGCGAAAACGAGGCGCTGTCGATCTACGACATCGACTTCGTGTGGGAAAAAGGCGTCGACCGGCATCCCGAAGGCGCCGGCCTGCGGATCATCGACCACCTGACACACAACGTCTACGGCGGACGCATGTCGCATTGGGCCGCATTCTACGAGCGCATCTTCAATTTCCGCGAGATCCGCTATTTCGACATCAAGGGCGAATACACCGGCCTGACAAGCAAGGCGATGACTGCACCCGACGGCAAGATCCGAATTCCGCTCAACGAGGAAGGCCAGAAAGGCGGCGGGCAGATCGAGGAATACCTTCGCGAGTTCAACGGCGAAGGCATCCAGCACATCGCCATGAGCTGCGACAACCTCTACGAGGTATGGGATCGCTTGAAAGCCTGCGGCACACCGTTCGCCCCTGCCCCGCCCGACACCTACTACGAGATGCTTGAGGGCAGACTGCCAGGCCACGGCGAACCGGTCGAGGAACTGCGCAAGCGCGGCATCCTGCTCGACGGCTCGACCGAGGACGGCGACCCGCGCCTGCTGCTGCAAATCTTCAGCCAGACCATGATCGGCCCGGTGTTTTTCGAATTTATCCAGCGCAAGAAGGACGAGGGCTTCGGCGAGGGCAATTTCACCGCCCTGTTCAAGTCGATGGAGGCCGACCAGGTGCGCCGCGGCAAATTGCAGGCCCAGGACGAGGAATCCGCCGACTGAGCGCCCTTCCCTGCGTTCGGCGCGCCGCAAGCCACTTGCGCGAAAAGAGGCGAGCCGTCAGAAGCGCGACAACGAGAGGGAGTTCACTCGCATGACATCGGCGCTCCGCGCGACATTTCTGCTGGCCGGATCGGCGATGGCCGTGGCCGCCACGCCCGCTACCGCTCAGGTAAACAACGAAATAGTGCTCAATATCATGCGCGAGTGCGCCAAGATCGACGATCCGACGGCGCGCCTCGCCTGCTACGACAACAATATCCGCGCCGCCGGAGGCAATCCGAAATCGGTCCCTGGGCAGATGCCCTCTCCAAATGGCGGCGGTGCGGTGCTGGCGCCGCAAGGTGCGCCGGGGGGCTTCGGTGCCGACGACCTGCGGTCCCGCTCCTCCGCCCGTTTCGACCCGAACCGTAACGGTGCGCGGCAAATCACCACCACGGTGTCCGCCGTGCGCGAACGCCAGCCGCACGTTTACTTGGTCGAGCTCACCAATGGTGCACAGTGGCTGATGACAGAAAGCGGCGGAAGTTCATTCAGGCCGCCGCGTAAGGGCGATTCTATCGAGATCCAGCGCGGCGCGCTGGGCGGCTACCTAATGGTCGTCGGGTCGCAGCAAGCCGTCCGGGTCGAGCGCATCAAGTAGGTCTTCGCAAGCTGGGCTCGCTCAGTCGCAATCGAGTTCCTCGAGCGCGCGCTCGCGTTCGAGCTGGGCAACCGCGTTGCGCCTGAGCTTGTCGAATGTCGCCAAGAACCGGGTGCGCTCCTCGTCGCCGAGCGGCGCCATCAGAAAGCTGCTGCGCTCGACGCTGGTCTCCTGAATGAGATTATAGAGCCGTTGGCCTTCTGCCGTCGGATAGAACTTGCCGTGCCGCCGCCCGGGCCGGCCATCGCGTGCGATGAGACCGCGATCCATGAGGGCCTTGACCGTACGCCCGGCCTGGCTGTGATCGCGCTGCAACGCCGCGGTCAGCGTGGGCCAATCTATCGGCGCGGCCATCCCGATTTCATTGAGCACCCATGCTTCGAAGTTCGAGAGACCGGTACGGCGTTTGAACGCGAGCGCGCCGCTGCGGCTGAAATAGGCACTCAGCGTCAGCAGCGGCGACATGATGCGTGTGCGGTCGACCAGGATCGCCTCGTCCACGCGGCGCTGGGCGATCGTTACGTCGCCTTCGCCCTCGCCGCGGTCTGGCGTATTGGCGCGAGCGCGCTCCTGCTCGTAAAGAGCGACCGAGCGCTTGAGCAGCACTTCGATCGTAGCAAAGAAGCGCTCGAGTTCGTCGTCGGCGATATCGAATATGAGCTCGCGATTGCGCAAGTCGGCGAGGCGCAGCAGGCGGTCGGCCAAAGCCTCCCCCTTGCGGGTCAGCATAACCGGGGAGCGGATCTGCTCGCGCTCGACCATGCGCAATTCGAGCAGGCGTTTGACCGAGCGGCTGACCTGCGCCTTGTCGACGCCGACCGCAGACGACAGTTCGGCCGGCACCAGCGGTCCCTTGCTGCGCAGAAGGAACAGGATGCGCCGGTCGAGTTCGACCAGATCGACCTCGCGGGCATAGGACAGCTCGGCGCTCTCCCGCATCTTGTGCAAGACTTGCCACAGCTCGCTCTGGAAGATCAGCGGCGACCCGTCTCCCGAGGCGCCATGTCCTTGCACACTGGGCTCGAGGCTATTGAGGATCAGGTTCAGCTGGTCGAAGAATTCCTCGCCCGGCTCCCCCGCTGTCTCACCCTTGCGCCGCGCGCGAGCCAGCGCACCGAGGGTGAAGGTTTCTATCAGAGAGACTGCTTCCTCGGCCATCTGACCCAGGTCCGGCAAACGTTCGACGGCCTCCGCCGCCGACAACCCGCCATCGGACTTCCAGGTTGCGAGGGCATGGCTTCGCAACACCTGGCGCCAACCCGCGTCGGCGCCCCGCCCGCCATGAACGAAAACATCATCGCTGGGCCCGTTCGCCCGACGCGCTCTGGTCATATTGCGATCTTCTCCCGCCCTCCCGGCTTACCGAAGGTCTAGCAGCTTTTCCCGCCTTGAACAGGGAGCGGTATCAGCAACGCTCCGGACATTATCAACAGCCCCCAAAGGCGACAAAATGGGCAAGCGATGCAGGGGAGCAACACTCGCTGGGACGTCAAGGCCGCCACAGGCCTCAAACCCGCAGAAATCCGCGTCTTTCCGACACAAACCCAAAAATCTGCAGGCAACTTAATAGGACCCCGTGGCCGTCGAAACGGCAAAATGTTGCGCAAAAGCGGCAGAGTCGGGGCCCGGTGACAAGCGCCGAGGCTAGACACTATCAACGAGGCGGAATAATAACGGTCGAGACGGATCAGCTTCGATTCAGGAGCTGACCGTATGGGAGGGTATTTCGATGAGGCAAGCGCACAGATGCGCAACGGAGACTGCGCCCCGGCGCGTTTCGCCTTGCATGTACCCCCTTCAACGGTTGCGCGGTCGGCTGTCTGCCGGCCGGATTTTCACAGCAAGATTTCAGGAATCCAACCGCGGCTCGCGGGCCGTGGGCTATTTGTACGAAGGGAGCTCGAAGTGAGGAGTTTGCAGATCAACCGTAGCGCGGCTTTCAGGGCCGCTCTCATGGCCGGCGGCGCCGGCCTCGCGATCGCGGGAAGCCCGGCTCTGGCGCAAGCCGGTGGCCAGGTCGACACCAACGAACCGGTGCAGTGCACGCCGGGCGTCGACGCCGACTGCGCCCAGGTCACCGACGAGACGACCCAAGCTGCGGGCATCGTCGTTACCGGCTCGCGCATCGTGCGCCGCGACTATGAATCGAACAGCCCGCTTGTCACTGTCGATGAGTCGCTGCTGCAAAGTTCGACGACCTCGGCGATCGAGCAAAACCTCAACAAGCTGCCGCAGTTCGTCCCCTCCAAAACGCCGGTTGGCGCTAACGCAGGTGATATCCAGCCGACGGCAACCAATACCCCGGGTTCCGCGAACATTTCGTTGCGCGGTCTTGGCGCCAACCGCAACCTCGTACTAATCGACGGTCGGCGGGCGACACCGGGCAACGCAACGGGCGTGGTTGATATCAATACTATTCCATCCGCCGCGGTGGAGCGCGTCGAGATCATCACCGGCGGCGCCTCGGCGACCTACGGGGCCGATGCTATCGGCGGTGTGGCCAACTTCATCCTTAAGAAGAACTTCCAGGGCCTTGAGCTCGACGGTACTGCCGGTCTCAGCGAGCACGGTGGCGGCTTCGAATATCAGGTGTCCGGAATCATGGGCGCCGATTTCGACGACGGACGAGGCAACGTGTCGTTCGCCATGTCAACCAATAAGCGCGAAGCGATCTATCAACGGGATCTGCCGTGGTTCGTCGACCGTTGGGCAGACCCGAACGTTGGTGGCACCGGCTTCTTCCTGCCCCGGGCCGGCGTGTCGTCGAATGGCGTCAATCCGGACCAGATGATCAGCTACTTCCCCGGCGCAAACCTCAACGGTTCGACGTTGGTCCTCAAGCCAGGAGCCGACCCGACCCTTTCGAGCAGTTATAGCTGTACCTATCCCAACAACCCCAATCCGATTGACAGCGGCCTGTGCGTTCCCGCCAATTTCGGCTTCGGTTACTTCAACCTGTTCCAAAACACGGGCGCCTTCACGCTGTATGCCAACCCGGACGGAAGCGTCTTTACCGGTAGTGGATTTGCTCAGCGTGGGGGCGCCTCCCAAGCCCAGGGCGTAGACGGTTACACCTTGAAACAGACTGCCATCGGCACGGTCGCGGCCAATGACACCTATCTGTACGAGCAGCTGCCGCTCACTCGCTACAACTTCCTGGCTCGCGGCAATTATGAAATCAACGACTGGATCGGCGTGTTCGGACAGGCGATGTACACCCATGTGCATACGCATACTGTGCAGGAGCCGGGTCCGGTCGTTGGCGGATGGAGCGCAAGCATTCCCTACGGCTACGATGCCTACACGGGTGACTCCGCCCGCGGAATTCCTTCATCTCTCAACGCCGACGGTTCGACAAACGCGGCCTACCTTCCGGGCGGACAATACGGGTTGACCGCCTGCCCGACCACGGGGGGATGCCCGAAGTATGTCGTGTTCCCGCTGCCGGCCGACTTGCAGGCTCTTATGCTGGGTCGCGGGACAGGCACCAATTTCCTCGGAAATCTCCTGGCGAATTCCGAGTCCAATGTAGACTTGGCCTACCTGTTTGACGATCCGCGGGAAAACGACTCCGACGTCGACACCTACAACATCACTGCTGGACTGCAGGGCTCGATCCCCGACACCGACTGGACCTGGGAAGTGTTCGCCAACTTCGGTGAATCCTCGACCTACGCCATCCAGACCGGCGTCAAGTCGCTCAATCGCCTGCGTGCACTCATCACCTCGCCTAACTGGGGTCAGGGTTTCAGTGCGCAGAGCAACGACGCTGGCGACGGTTTCGGCGCAAACTTTGCGACCTGCACCAGCGGCTATAACTTCTTTGCAGATCCTTCCACGATCTCACAAGACTGCCGCGAAGCGATCCGTGCCGATCTGAAGAACCGGTCGAAGATCCAGCAGAACATCTGGGAAGCAAACATAACCGGCTCGCTGTTCGATCTTCCTGCCGGTCCGTTGCAGGCGGCGCTCGGTGCCAGCTATCGCGAAACCAATTACATCTATCAGAACGACACCCTCACTACTCAGGGCGTCTCGTTCCAGGACCAGGCGCTGGGCATCTACCCGAGCGGCGACACCAAAGGCGAAATCAACGTCAAGGAATTGTACGGCGAGCTTCTGGTCCCGGTTCTGCGCGATTCCTTCATTCGTTCGCTCGATCTTGAGTTGGGCGGCCGTATTTCGGACTACAACACCACTGGCACGAGCTATACCTACAAGCTTCTGGGTGACATGGCGGTGACCGATTGGCTTCGCGTCCGTGGCGGCTTCAACCGCGCCGAACGCGCGCCGAACATCGCCGAACTGTTTCTCTCCCCGCAACAGACCTTCGCGTTCAATGCGCTGGGTGACATCTGTTCGAAGCGGTCGAGCTACCGGATTTCGGCGGGTGCGGGTACACCCAACGAAGCGGACATCACGGCGGTCTGCGCCGCGAGGATGGACGCCACTGCTGGTGTCGGCTCTGGTTCGGCTTATTATGGCCAGCCTGTCGCCCAGATGCCCGCCCCCGGAGGCGGCTTCGCCTTCCCGACTCTCGTCGGAAATGCGAACCTGAGGCCTGAAGTGGCGGACACCTGGACTGCGGGGTTCGTTATCTCGTCCCCATTCACAAGCCCGGCGCTGAATCGGCTGCGGTTGTCGGTCGACTGGTTCAGCATCAAGATAAAGGATGCCATCGGCTTCTCGCCGGGTGCGGCCCTCCAGGTGTGCTTCGATCCGTTCTATAACCCGTTGGTTACAGGTGCGGCCGGAAGTTCTTCGCAGGCGGCCGCGGCTGCGGCAGCCGACGTGTGCAACGGTGTGAACTACCAAGCTTCGGCCACGCCGGGAGGCGCTCCAAATCTTGGCAACATCATCATGACTTACAACAACTCAGGTGCCATCGATATCGAAGGTATCGACGCGCAGCTCGATTGGGCGGTTCCGGTCGGACCGGGCACACTCAACCTGAACGTCGTTGGCAGCTATTTCATCCACTACAACGTGGCTGAACTGGCATCGAACCCGAACACGGACTACACGGGGACGTTCGGCACCACAGCCGCCGGACTGAGCGGCGCTGCCTTCGAATGGCAAACGCTGACCACCCTGGGTTACCGGGTTGGCGGTGCGAACCTGGCACTTCAATGGCAACATCGGCCTTCGGTCGAGGATTCCTCGGAAGCCTTGTTCCCCACACCGACGACCGGCGGTCCGTCCTACGACATGTTCAACTTGTCGGGCAGCTACGCCCTTACCGAAAACCTGACCGTCCGGTTCGGCGTAGATAATCTGTTCAATAAGAGGCCGCCTTACACGGGGATCGACACCTCTGCTAACACTGCTCTCGGCCAGCTTCCCGGTGGCAGCTTCTCGTCCCAGTATTATAATACGCTGGGTCGCAGGTATTCGTTGGGAGCGAACGTCAAGTTCTAATCCAGCACGAAACCTGCCACGAATTGGGGCCTCTCCTTCGGGAGGGGCCCCTTTTCTTTGTCTGGCCCGGACTTCGCTGGACATCGGCAATCCGGGCTGGCTAGCTCCAGTCTGCAGGCAATCCAGGGAGAAACATCGATGGCGCGCGTGATCAGGGTTCATGAAACGGGCGGTCCGCAAGTACTCAAGATCGACGACG is from Croceibacterium aestuarii and encodes:
- a CDS encoding pyruvate dehydrogenase complex E1 component subunit beta, coding for MAIELKMPALSPTMEEGTLAKWLVKEGDTVSAGDVLAEIETDKATMEFESIDEGTVGKILVPEGSEGVKVGTVIAVLAGEGEDASDIAAPAPASTPAPADVPGEGKDVGRAPDRAEITRPQSSPRADDPEIPAGTNMITVTVREALRDAMAEEMRRDERVFVMGEEVAEYQGAYKVTQGLLEEFGDRRVIDTPITEYGFAGIGTGAAMGGLRPIVEFMTFNFAMQAIDHIVNSAAKTNYMSGGQMRCPVVFRGPNGAASRVAAQHSQNYGPWYASVPGLIVIAPYDASDAKGLLKAAIRCEDPVVFLENELLYGRSFELAQLDDHVLPIGKARIVREGSDVTIVSYSIGVGLALEAAEGLADEGIDAEVIDLRTLRPLDTQTILESLAKTNRLVVAEEGWPTCSISSEVIAVCMEQGFDHLDAPVLRVCNEDVPLPYAANLEKLALIDSSRIAEAARKVCYKD
- the pdhA gene encoding pyruvate dehydrogenase (acetyl-transferring) E1 component subunit alpha, whose product is MAKAASPRSSKPAASPKSAAAKSSPKDAQADDNFALHSLQEDFEANRRYKAKKDELLSLYETMLLIRRFEEKAGQLYGLGLIGGFCHLYIGQEAVAVGLQSALTEGKDSVITGYRDHGHMLAYGIDPKVIMAELTGRQAGISHGKGGSMHMFSTEHAFYGGHGIVGAQVPLGAGLAFAHKYNDDGGITLAYFGDGAANQGQVYETFNMASLWQLPIVFVVENNQYAMGTSVKRSSAETHFYRRGTAFRIPGIAVNGMDVLEVRQAAEVAFQHVRAGGGPVLLELNTYRYRGHSMSDPAKYRTREEVQDQREHNDPIERVKADLAGLKVSEEALKDIDKAIRARVNEAAEFAENSPEPEPAELYTDVLVESY
- a CDS encoding FtsB family cell division protein, which gives rise to MNPRRPISALPREKLIQLGALCWLLLLGGMALAGPYGVLAWGENVSVLEKRQQQISELKQEKARLQNLVALLDPNHVDPDLSTELLRRDLNVAHPDEYILDLPQR
- the hppD gene encoding 4-hydroxyphenylpyruvate dioxygenase — its product is MTDLFDNPLGLDGFEFLEFSAPEKGVLEECFAGMGFTLVARHRSKDVQLWRQGAINFIANYEPKSPAAYFAAEHGPSACGMGFRVRDAGKAYAEALARGAEPANVNTGPMELNIPAIRGIGHSLIYLIDRYEDGENEALSIYDIDFVWEKGVDRHPEGAGLRIIDHLTHNVYGGRMSHWAAFYERIFNFREIRYFDIKGEYTGLTSKAMTAPDGKIRIPLNEEGQKGGGQIEEYLREFNGEGIQHIAMSCDNLYEVWDRLKACGTPFAPAPPDTYYEMLEGRLPGHGEPVEELRKRGILLDGSTEDGDPRLLLQIFSQTMIGPVFFEFIQRKKDEGFGEGNFTALFKSMEADQVRRGKLQAQDEESAD
- a CDS encoding MarR family transcriptional regulator; the encoded protein is MAEEAVSLIETFTLGALARARRKGETAGEPGEEFFDQLNLILNSLEPSVQGHGASGDGSPLIFQSELWQVLHKMRESAELSYAREVDLVELDRRILFLLRSKGPLVPAELSSAVGVDKAQVSRSVKRLLELRMVEREQIRSPVMLTRKGEALADRLLRLADLRNRELIFDIADDELERFFATIEVLLKRSVALYEQERARANTPDRGEGEGDVTIAQRRVDEAILVDRTRIMSPLLTLSAYFSRSGALAFKRRTGLSNFEAWVLNEIGMAAPIDWPTLTAALQRDHSQAGRTVKALMDRGLIARDGRPGRRHGKFYPTAEGQRLYNLIQETSVERSSFLMAPLGDEERTRFLATFDKLRRNAVAQLERERALEELDCD
- a CDS encoding TonB-dependent receptor domain-containing protein, with protein sequence MAGGAGLAIAGSPALAQAGGQVDTNEPVQCTPGVDADCAQVTDETTQAAGIVVTGSRIVRRDYESNSPLVTVDESLLQSSTTSAIEQNLNKLPQFVPSKTPVGANAGDIQPTATNTPGSANISLRGLGANRNLVLIDGRRATPGNATGVVDINTIPSAAVERVEIITGGASATYGADAIGGVANFILKKNFQGLELDGTAGLSEHGGGFEYQVSGIMGADFDDGRGNVSFAMSTNKREAIYQRDLPWFVDRWADPNVGGTGFFLPRAGVSSNGVNPDQMISYFPGANLNGSTLVLKPGADPTLSSSYSCTYPNNPNPIDSGLCVPANFGFGYFNLFQNTGAFTLYANPDGSVFTGSGFAQRGGASQAQGVDGYTLKQTAIGTVAANDTYLYEQLPLTRYNFLARGNYEINDWIGVFGQAMYTHVHTHTVQEPGPVVGGWSASIPYGYDAYTGDSARGIPSSLNADGSTNAAYLPGGQYGLTACPTTGGCPKYVVFPLPADLQALMLGRGTGTNFLGNLLANSESNVDLAYLFDDPRENDSDVDTYNITAGLQGSIPDTDWTWEVFANFGESSTYAIQTGVKSLNRLRALITSPNWGQGFSAQSNDAGDGFGANFATCTSGYNFFADPSTISQDCREAIRADLKNRSKIQQNIWEANITGSLFDLPAGPLQAALGASYRETNYIYQNDTLTTQGVSFQDQALGIYPSGDTKGEINVKELYGELLVPVLRDSFIRSLDLELGGRISDYNTTGTSYTYKLLGDMAVTDWLRVRGGFNRAERAPNIAELFLSPQQTFAFNALGDICSKRSSYRISAGAGTPNEADITAVCAARMDATAGVGSGSAYYGQPVAQMPAPGGGFAFPTLVGNANLRPEVADTWTAGFVISSPFTSPALNRLRLSVDWFSIKIKDAIGFSPGAALQVCFDPFYNPLVTGAAGSSSQAAAAAAADVCNGVNYQASATPGGAPNLGNIIMTYNNSGAIDIEGIDAQLDWAVPVGPGTLNLNVVGSYFIHYNVAELASNPNTDYTGTFGTTAAGLSGAAFEWQTLTTLGYRVGGANLALQWQHRPSVEDSSEALFPTPTTGGPSYDMFNLSGSYALTENLTVRFGVDNLFNKRPPYTGIDTSANTALGQLPGGSFSSQYYNTLGRRYSLGANVKF